CGAGACCAGGTTTTGAGCAATCTTCATCTGCAAGAATTAGCAGGCCTTGTGTTCCAATTTCCGGAACGTCACTTTTGCGCTTCGACGGTCATTGATGAAGTGCGTTTTGGCCACCCGGAGCTGCGCCTCGAACAAATTCGTGATGCCCTGGCGGAGGTGGGTCTGGAAAATATCGATCTCAAGGCTTCTCCCCACGCCCTCAGTGGTGGCCAGCAGCGGCGGTTGTCCTTGGCGGTGCAATTAATCCGTCAGCCGAACCTGTTGATGTTGGATGAACCGACAGCGGGCCTAGATTGGTCGATGCGATCGCAACTGGCAAAATTGCTCGCCAAGCTGAAGCAACATTGGACACTACTCATCGTCACCCATGATCCCCACGAATTGGAGGCGATCGCCGACCGCTGTTGGCGCATTGACCAAGGGCGAATTACGGTAACGAAAGCGCCTGGGGTTGTAAATACTGGGGTGGAATAAGCCTCTCTAGATGCCAATTGGCGGCGATTTTCGCTAGGGCTGACCCATCCAATAGATTCTCCACATGGGGCATGATTCCCACCACCGGCACTTGGGTAAATTGTTGCAGCATTGTCGGTGGTGTCAAATCAGCAATTGCATCAAAGGCATCAGGAGTACCGCAGCTTAAAATAATCCCCTGCAAATTTACCTTACGCTCCCGGGCCAAACTCACCTGGGCGATCGCCTGACCAATGGAACCCAATTTTACGGGGACGACCAATACCGTCGGCAGTTTCCATTGCCCCACCAAGTCCGCCACCGTTAACTCATCGGTGATTGGCGATCCCAAACTACCGAGGGATTCGGCAATCACAAAATCTTGAGCATCACTCAACTCCAGCAAAGCCCGCCAAACAACTCCCAAATCAATGGCTTTTCCTTCTAAGGCAGCGGCAATCGGAGGCGCCACCGGGGTCTCATACTCTAAGGGCACCTTTAAAACTGTTCCCTCATCACAGAATTTTTCGTACCATTGGCGATCGCCGACGCCCGTTTGCAGGAGTTTAATGACCCCCAGGCGAGAAAACGGGAGAAAATAACGCCAATAGGCAATCAGTGCTGAGCTAACCACTGTTTTTCCGACTTCTGTATCCGTTCCCGCGATTAACAAGCAATTTTGCAGCATAGAAAAATTTCAAATTGAATTTAGAGGTTTATTGAGTACAATAGACCCTGAAGATCAGCATCTTCTTTAATAATTTTTTTATCTTCTATTAACCCTATATCCTCTGCGGCGGCGATGATGGCCCCCTGTTCCCACAACCCCTATCCAGCTTACTTCCTGGGACATTTTAAGTAATTGTACTCTGACAACTCCCATCATCGAAACGACCAAAAGGAGGATTATGGCCCCTGCACTGATCCCTTGGATGTCCTTTATCAAACCGAAAGAGAGGTTTATTCTGCCGTGAGCCACTCCGCCACCCTCGCCTTGCAATCTGTTCTCCAAACCCCCACCGATAGCAACCGCCTCCGGATTTTTTCTGGATCCGCAAATCTTCCCCTTGCCAACGAAGTTGCCCGGTATCTTGGAATGGATTTGGGCCCCATGATCCGGAAACAATTTGCCGATGGCGAAATGTACATCCAGGTTCAGGAATCAA
The nucleotide sequence above comes from [Synechococcus] sp. NIES-970. Encoded proteins:
- the bioD gene encoding putative dethiobiotin synthase produces the protein MLQNCLLIAGTDTEVGKTVVSSALIAYWRYFLPFSRLGVIKLLQTGVGDRQWYEKFCDEGTVLKVPLEYETPVAPPIAAALEGKAIDLGVVWRALLELSDAQDFVIAESLGSLGSPITDELTVADLVGQWKLPTVLVVPVKLGSIGQAIAQVSLARERKVNLQGIILSCGTPDAFDAIADLTPPTMLQQFTQVPVVGIMPHVENLLDGSALAKIAANWHLERLIPPQYLQPQALSLP
- a CDS encoding ABC transporter family protein, which produces MLYIHNLDYHPTATPEPILRRVNLQLAPQEMGMIVGPSGSGKTTLLEILAGLAQQTQGEIRWRDQVLSNLHLQELAGLVFQFPERHFCASTVIDEVRFGHPELRLEQIRDALAEVGLENIDLKASPHALSGGQQRRLSLAVQLIRQPNLLMLDEPTAGLDWSMRSQLAKLLAKLKQHWTLLIVTHDPHELEAIADRCWRIDQGRITVTKAPGVVNTGVE